Proteins encoded in a region of the Capra hircus breed San Clemente chromosome 3, ASM170441v1, whole genome shotgun sequence genome:
- the LOC108635647 gene encoding basic proline-rich protein-like — protein sequence MRGRLPPPIPGLPGRRPAGSPPPRAERRPGLGAEGAQTPPHPGAGALQQGRYEMQASDAFPEKAVAGSPEKGQKEALPGILSLRPSPCLSALFPETPTKWRVQRMFPAKSWSLGLFVPPREVPKLTS from the exons ATGCGAGGCCGACTTCCCCCTCCCATCCCGGGGCTTCCCGGCAGGAGGCCTGCGGGCTCTCCCCCTCCCCGCGCCGAACGGCGCCCGGGCCTGGGAGCCGAGGGAGCCCAAACCCCGCCGCACCCTGGGGCAGGGGCTCTCCAGCAAGGCAGATATGAAATGCAAGCGTCAGACGCCTTCCCTGAGAAAGCAGTTGCTGGAAGCCCGGAGAAAGGACAAAAGGAGGCTCTTCCTGGGATTTTATCTCTGAG ACCCTCCCCCTGCCTATCTGCACTATTTCCTGAAACTCCCACCAAGTGGAGAGTTCAGAGAATGTTCCCTGCGAAATCCTGGAGCCTGGGCCTCTTCGTGCCGCCGCGCGAGGTACCTAAACTGACGTCCTGA